In the Deinococcus yavapaiensis KR-236 genome, one interval contains:
- a CDS encoding aminopeptidase has protein sequence MTFSFEERLDRYADVLVRVGVNLQPGQRLLLGADLTAAPLARLIAKHAYAAGSPLVNTVWDDAETTRTRLLHASPDTLAEFPEWQARLWRETAERGDAYLYVKADDPGLLADIHPDLVDRDRRARQTALRPFSQLLRKNAFAWCRAASPSLPWATRVFPDLPPQAALERLWNDVFQVTRVDEPDPVGAWWAHTNELERRANELNARRYRAVHFRGPGTDLQVGLADRHVWVGGASLTPSNVPFAANVPTEEIFTSPHRERVHGTVRATKPLALSGTIVEGIEMRFEGGRIVEARASRGEEALRRALDTDEGARFLGEVALVSARSPVAATRTLFLDTLYDENAASHIAFGASYGENFERGNDLTLAELAALGANDSLTHVDFMVGDENVDVDGLREDGTREVLLRDGDWAF, from the coding sequence ATGACCTTCTCGTTCGAAGAGCGCCTCGATCGCTACGCCGACGTGCTCGTGCGCGTCGGCGTGAACCTCCAGCCCGGCCAACGTCTGCTGCTGGGCGCGGACCTCACGGCCGCGCCCCTCGCCCGCTTGATCGCCAAGCACGCCTACGCCGCCGGATCTCCCCTGGTGAACACGGTGTGGGACGACGCGGAAACGACGCGCACGCGCTTGCTGCACGCGTCACCCGACACGCTCGCGGAATTTCCCGAGTGGCAGGCGCGCTTGTGGCGCGAAACCGCCGAGCGTGGCGACGCCTACTTGTACGTGAAAGCCGACGATCCCGGTCTGCTCGCCGACATCCACCCCGACCTCGTGGACCGTGACCGACGCGCTCGGCAAACCGCGTTGCGCCCGTTCTCGCAGCTTTTGCGCAAGAACGCGTTCGCGTGGTGCCGCGCCGCGTCGCCGAGCCTTCCGTGGGCGACGCGCGTCTTTCCCGACTTGCCGCCGCAGGCCGCCTTGGAGCGCCTGTGGAACGACGTCTTTCAGGTGACTCGCGTAGACGAACCGGACCCCGTCGGGGCGTGGTGGGCGCACACGAACGAGTTGGAGAGGCGGGCGAACGAACTCAACGCCCGTCGTTACCGCGCCGTGCACTTTCGAGGTCCCGGCACCGACTTGCAAGTCGGGCTCGCCGATCGGCACGTGTGGGTGGGCGGCGCGTCGCTCACGCCGTCGAACGTGCCGTTCGCTGCCAACGTCCCCACCGAGGAAATTTTCACCTCGCCGCATCGTGAGCGCGTGCACGGCACGGTTCGCGCCACGAAACCGCTGGCGTTGTCCGGAACGATCGTGGAAGGCATCGAGATGCGCTTCGAGGGCGGGCGGATCGTGGAGGCGCGCGCTTCGCGCGGCGAGGAAGCCTTGCGCCGCGCCCTCGATACCGACGAGGGCGCGCGCTTCCTCGGGGAAGTCGCGCTCGTGTCCGCCCGGTCGCCGGTGGCCGCGACCCGCACGCTCTTCCTCGACACCTTGTACGACGAGAACGCCGCGTCCCACATCGCGTTCGGCGCGTCGTACGGCGAGAACTTCGAGCGGGGCAACGACCTCACCTTGGCAGAGCTCGCGGCGCTCGGCGCGAACGACTCTCTCACGCACGTCGACTTCATGGTGGGCGACGAGAACGTCGACGTGGACGGACTTCGCGAGGATGGAACACGCGAAGTCCTGCTTCGTGACGGAGACTGGGCGTTCTGA
- a CDS encoding GNAT family N-acetyltransferase: protein MNVSFLIRSTTPGDAPAFHAVMMAAGMDPRSSWTRTTVAQVEWSLVNHGGFVAISGERVVGCVGHRPDGPATLTLNKLAVLPEARGSGVARALVAAVEEVARERHFERVLLAVSQFNLSVIGFYEKLGYAVNGAATYAFASPLSPPPVVMTKQIDAR, encoded by the coding sequence ATGAACGTGTCTTTCCTCATTCGTTCGACGACGCCCGGTGACGCGCCCGCGTTTCACGCCGTGATGATGGCCGCCGGGATGGATCCGCGCAGCTCATGGACTCGCACGACGGTCGCGCAAGTCGAGTGGTCCCTCGTGAACCACGGGGGCTTCGTGGCGATTTCGGGTGAGCGCGTCGTGGGCTGCGTCGGTCATCGTCCGGACGGCCCCGCCACGTTGACGCTCAACAAGCTCGCCGTGCTGCCCGAGGCGCGTGGATCGGGCGTCGCGCGGGCGCTCGTGGCGGCGGTCGAGGAGGTCGCGCGCGAGCGGCACTTCGAGCGCGTCCTGCTCGCCGTGAGTCAATTCAACCTCTCGGTGATCGGCTTTTACGAGAAGCTAGGGTACGCGGTGAACGGCGCGGCGACGTACGCCTTCGCCAGTCCTCTCAGCCCGCCGCCCGTCGTGATGACGAAGCAAATCGACGCGCGCTGA
- a CDS encoding helix-turn-helix transcriptional regulator has protein sequence MTDAGARVLIGAASPSVRAELRALLPNAKIVGELASPLDLDAAPGADVLVVDAAFARLVEVLPSLPPPALVVLGADEETFALVRTLRPSGWALLPFDATAEELSAGLASAFVGLAVLPLELADVSLAEVTTLERASGDFVDIEPLTPRERDVLVLLANGDPNKRIAAKLDISENTVKFHLSALYSKLGVSSRAAALREGVRRGLVSV, from the coding sequence GTGACGGACGCGGGCGCGCGCGTACTGATCGGCGCGGCGTCACCGTCGGTGCGCGCGGAGTTGCGCGCCTTGCTGCCGAACGCCAAGATCGTCGGAGAGCTCGCGTCCCCGCTGGACCTCGACGCCGCTCCGGGTGCGGACGTCCTCGTGGTGGACGCGGCGTTCGCGCGGCTCGTCGAGGTGCTGCCGAGCTTGCCGCCGCCCGCCCTCGTGGTGCTCGGCGCCGACGAGGAGACGTTCGCGCTCGTCCGCACGCTTCGCCCGTCCGGCTGGGCTCTCCTGCCGTTCGACGCGACCGCCGAGGAACTCTCGGCGGGGTTGGCGTCGGCCTTCGTCGGCCTTGCCGTCTTGCCGCTCGAACTCGCCGACGTTTCGCTGGCGGAGGTGACGACGCTCGAACGGGCGAGTGGCGACTTTGTCGACATCGAGCCGCTCACTCCGCGTGAACGCGACGTCCTCGTGCTTCTCGCCAATGGGGATCCGAACAAGCGCATCGCCGCCAAGCTCGACATCAGCGAGAATACCGTGAAGTTCCACTTGAGCGCCTTGTACTCGAAACTCGGGGTGTCCAGTCGTGCCGCCGCTCTACGGGAAGGCGTGCGGCGCGGCCTCGTGAGCGTGTGA
- a CDS encoding S1C family serine protease, translating into MPFASIPKVPEWLDDLKASVLHVRSGRGHGGAFVWSVSPSGVRVLTNHHVVARRNDVKLAREDGSWMEARVVASDPALDLALLETKASLPFVRVGDSRALRLGELVFALGHPWGRPWVLTHGVVSGLGEVRFGRAPREFVRSDVRLAPGNSGGPLVNASGEVIGVNSMVWGGRLGVAVPAHVAHAWLANLDAPKVKLGVGAASARLDGRRVVIVTFVENASAAREAGLRVGDVILAANGELLPHPEALRAYLTAAGELTLDVWRGGATSSVVVRLREARAA; encoded by the coding sequence ATGCCTTTCGCGTCGATTCCCAAAGTGCCGGAGTGGCTCGACGACTTGAAAGCGTCCGTGCTGCACGTGCGGTCCGGACGTGGTCACGGCGGCGCGTTCGTGTGGAGCGTTTCACCGTCGGGCGTGCGCGTCTTGACGAATCATCACGTGGTCGCGAGACGAAACGACGTGAAGCTCGCACGTGAGGACGGCTCGTGGATGGAAGCGCGTGTCGTGGCGAGCGATCCTGCCCTGGACCTCGCGTTGCTGGAGACGAAGGCTTCTCTGCCTTTCGTGCGCGTCGGAGACTCGAGGGCGCTTCGCCTCGGAGAGCTCGTGTTCGCGCTCGGCCACCCGTGGGGCCGTCCGTGGGTGCTGACCCACGGCGTCGTGAGCGGGCTCGGCGAAGTGAGGTTCGGGCGCGCACCTCGCGAATTCGTGCGAAGCGACGTTCGCCTCGCGCCCGGCAATTCGGGCGGACCTCTCGTCAACGCCTCGGGTGAAGTGATCGGCGTGAACAGCATGGTGTGGGGCGGACGTCTCGGCGTGGCGGTGCCCGCGCATGTCGCGCACGCTTGGCTCGCGAACCTCGACGCGCCGAAGGTGAAGTTGGGCGTGGGCGCGGCGAGCGCGCGACTCGACGGACGTCGCGTCGTGATCGTGACGTTCGTGGAGAACGCAAGCGCCGCTCGGGAAGCGGGATTGCGCGTGGGCGACGTGATTCTCGCGGCGAACGGCGAACTCCTGCCTCATCCCGAAGCGCTTCGGGCGTACCTCACGGCGGCGGGCGAGTTGACGCTGGACGTGTGGCGGGGCGGCGCGACGTCCAGCGTCGTGGTGCGCTTGCGTGAGGCGAGGGCGGCGTGA